In Musa acuminata AAA Group cultivar baxijiao chromosome BXJ3-11, Cavendish_Baxijiao_AAA, whole genome shotgun sequence, one DNA window encodes the following:
- the LOC135652805 gene encoding uncharacterized protein LOC135652805, with the protein MDQKQPLNHLFTLLLLLSCLLSLEAAPLSRILASRNQDRAVTKAAEQVINKEMIVTEGVPVSGAMDIELNDYPGSGANSHHDPKNPRKP; encoded by the exons ATGGATCAGAAGCAGCCTCTGAATCATCTCTTCACACTGCTGCTGCTCCTTTCATGCCTTCTCTCCCTGGAAGCAGCTCCACTGTCAA GAATCCTTGCATCAAGGAACCAAGACAGAGCAGTAACGAAGGCAGCAGAACAG GTGATTAACAAAGAGATGATAGTCACGGAAGGAGTTCCTGTGAGCGGGGCGATGGACATTGAACTCAATGACTACCCGGGTTCTGGAGCAAACAGCCACCATGATCCTAAGAACCCTAGAAAACCGTGA